From the Bacteroidia bacterium genome, the window CAATAAATGGCGAAACATAGGTGGCGCCTGCTTTGGCAGCAAGCAATGCCTGTCCTGCAGAAAAAACTAAAGTACAATTGGTCTTTATTCCTTTTGAAGTAAAATAGTGAATGGCTTTTATCCCATCTTTTATCATAGGCACTTTAACAACTATCTGCTCATGCAATTTGGCTAATTCTTCACCTTCTGCAACAATGCCGTCATAATTAGTGGCAATAACTTCAGCGCTGATGTCGCCTTTTACTATGTTACAGATGTCAACGTAATGTTTCATTACAGCTGCTTTTCCTTTTATTCCTTCTTTAGCCATCAATGATGGATTTGTTGTTACACCATCGAGTACGCCTAAATCATTTGCTTCTTTTATCTGTGCCAGATTGGCTGTGTCTATAAAAAATTTCATCTTTTTATTTGTTTGATATTCGAGTTATTTATCTATTGCTTTACACAAAAGATTAAAAATTTCATCAATACTTCCAATGCCATTAATACCGTAATATTTATTCTGCTTACGATAATAGTCTGCAACCGGAGCTGTTTTATTGTTGTATTCGTTAATACGCTTTTTAATAATTTCAGGATTTTGGTCATCCGGACGACCGGAATCTTTTCCACGTAACAATAAGCGCTTCGATAATTCAGTTTCTGTTACTTCTAATGCAAGCATCATTGAAATTGAAGTGTCTTTTTGCTCTAATAAATTATCGAGTGCCGATGCTTGCGCAGAAGTTCGTGGAAAACCATCGAAAATAAACCCTTTGGCTATCGGGTTGGCGTCAAGTTTTGATTCTATCATACCTATAACAACTTCATCAGGCACTAATATACCTTGGTCCATTAGCTTTTTAGCTTCAAGGCCTAATTTGGTTTGTGCTGCAATTTCATTTCGAAGCAAATCACCGGTTGATAAATGTATGAGGCCATATTGCTGAATAAGTTTTTCTGCCTGTGTTCCTTTGCCTGCACCCGGAGGACCAAATAATACAATGTTGAGCATGTTAATAATTTAAAGAGGTTTTGGTAATAAATTTCTCATTGTGTTTTATTCTTTTAGAACATATATGTCCTGAAGATTTCGTCCATAGCCATCATAGTCTAAGCCATAACCTACAACAAATGCAGGTGGAATTTCAAACCCTGCATAGTCAACTGCAACTTGCTTCTTTAATGCCTGTGGTTTAAAAAGTAGTGTTGCCAGTTTAACCGATGCAGGTTGATGTTTGGATATTTCCTGCATCAGATAGGAAACTGTCTCACCGGTATCAACAATATCTTCAACAATGATAACGTGTCTGTTGTTTATATTTCCCGAAAGACCAACTACATTTTTCATTTGCCCGGTAGATTCTGTTCCGCTGTAGGATGAAACACGGATAAAAGAAATTTCGCAGGGCGTCTCAATGTTGCGGAATAAATCTGCCATAAAAAGGAAAGCACCATTAAGCACACCAATAAACACCGGGTTTTTGTCTTTATATTCAGCATTCAAATCGCGTGCAATTTCCAGAATTCTGGTTTCTATCTGCTTTCGCGGAATCATGATTGTGAATGTTTTATCTAGTATGGTAACTTCGCTCATTGCCATTTTTTTGAGTGCCGCTAAAGTAAAAATAAATTCCCTATGGCAGATGGAGTTTCTATTCTTAACTTAATTTGTTTTCATTGCTATAGGTTCTTTATTTTTGTTAAATAAATAGCGTTAATTATGAATACGTTCAATCCCAATATTGTTATCGGTGTTTTAGGTGGTGGGCAACTTGGCAGAATGTTGTTGCAAAAAGCTGCCGATTACAATCTTTCTATTCATGTGCTTGACCCTGACGAGTCTGCACCTTGCCGCTATATGTGCAAAACATTTGAACATGGCGACTTTGGCGATTATCAGGCTGTCATGGCTTTTGGTAATGATTGTGATATTATTACCATTGAAATAGAACATGTAAACATTGAAGCTTTGTACGAACTGGAAAAACTGGGAAAAAAAGTATATCCTCAACCTCAAATCCTTGAAATGGTTCAGGATAAAGGCCTTCAGAAAGAGTTTTATCAGAAAAATAATTTACCTACAGCGCCATTTTATTTAGTAGAAAAACCTGAACAGATAAAGCATGAGTTTCCATTTGTTCAAAAACTTCGCAAGGGTGGTTATGATGGAAAAGGTGTGCTGGTTGTTAATGATGCAGCGGACATGAGTCGGATATTCGAGGCACCAAGTGTAATAGAAGATAAAGTAGCTATTGCCGCAGAAATAGCAGTAATTACAGCAAGAAATAATTCAGGAGAAATAAAATCATATCCTGTTGTAGAAATGCAGTTTAATACAGAAGCTAATTTAGTTGAATTACTTTTTTCTCCTGCAAAAACTTCAGCAAGTCTGCAGCAGAAGGCAATTTCAATAGCAGAAAATTTAATCAGTAAGCTGAATATGGTTGGGCTACTTGCTGTAGAGATGTTTGTTACAAAAGAAGGGCAAGTGCTGATTAATGAAATTGCACCACGACCACACAACAGCGGACATCATACCATTGAAGCCAATCATACTTCGCAATTCGAGCAACTTCTTAGGGCTATTCTCAATTTACCACTTGGAAACACAGCAACTGTTTTGCCTGCTGCAATGGTTAACCTTTTAGGAGATAAAGATTCTAATGGTAAGGCAATTTATTCCGGTGTGCAGGAGGTATTAAACATTGGTGATGTTCACATACATTTATATGGTAAGAAAATCACCAAGCCGTATCGTAAAATGGGGCATGTAACTGTAACGGCAGCTACTGTTGACGAGGCAATTTTAAAAGCCCAAAAAGTTCGTTCGCAGTTAAAAGTAATCAGTTAAAATAAAGTGTTCGGAAGCCAAGGTCGTTGCCTGTAATTTTTTTGTACTCTTTCAACAACTGCTTATGAATTGCAGAGTCTGCTTCTTGTCCTTCAATCAACAACATCTCGTTGCTGAGTTTGATTGCAGAAAGATTGTTTTTTATGAGGCCATTTTCTTTTAATGTCGAAAACATGTAATCAACAAATTTCTTGTTTGCTGCATTCTCTTTATTAATACCCATTGAGCTTTTTGCTGCCATGGCTTCGGCTACTTCATTTTGATATTTTGACCATTCAGACTTCTCTACCTCTTTACCATTAAGAACAATTCGTTCAACATCATCACTTATCGAGATTTTAAATGCTCCGGTTTCATTATTAATATTCACTGTTTGTGTTTCAACAATGTAATTATCATTTGCGCCTACAGCATGTGTCACTTTATTTTTTATCGGAGTAGGATTGGTGATTTCAGTTTTTGTTGAAGATGTTACTGCTTCAATGTTTTCGTCTTTTGACTGAGGTTGTTCAACGGTAGCAGCAGGTTGTGTTTCTGTTGCCTGCACGGCAGGTTGTTCTGTTTGCACTGTATTTTCCTGAGAGGGCTCTGCGTTTTGCTGACCTTGATTTTGAATTAAAAAATAAACTCCTCCTCCTACAACGGCAAGTGTTGCAACAGCAATAACAGGCTTTAGCCATTTCATGTAAATCGAAGTGGTTTCTTTCCCTTCAACTTCTTTGTTAAATTGTTCTATGCTTTCATCCAGCGAGACTACTGGTTCTGCATTTCTTGCTGCATCGAACAATTTATTCATTTTGTTATTTTCCATGGTAAAAAAAGTAATTTACAATTATACAATTTCTTCTTCTAATATTTTTTTAAGTGACTCACGTGCCCGGGCAATCCTGCTTTTCACAGCAGAAAGACTATCTCCCTGAATTTGTTGAATTTCTGATAATGATAGCCCGGAGATTTCAAACAACACTATGGCTTCTTTCTGTTTTAACGGCAATTGATCTAAGGCATTATACAATTCATTTAGCTGAACTTTACTGTCGGCACCGGTATGATCATCACTCACTTGCTCTGCTTGTTCCGGGTCAAAGGCTGTATAGATTTGCTTTTTTTTATCCTGAAGCTTATAAACCAACCTGCTTGAAACGGTAAACAAATAGCTCAATAATGCATCTTTATGGCGAATGGTTTCAAACTTTTCATAAGCTACCAACATTGTCTCTGCAACAATATCTTTTACATCCTCCCGGTTATATACCATAGACTGCACAAAGCGAACCAACTTATCATGTAATAGTTGATAGGCATCTGTGAAGGCTTTCTGCTTTCCCGAAATTTTCTCCTGACCGCTCATCCATTTAGTGTAATGTAAGTGCGTTTTTTCTTCAAAAAGTTGCACACTTGATAAAATAATTTTAATGGTCTAAAAATAAGAATAATTTTACGGCCACAAAATGTGCTGTATGCAGGCTTTATCATCAACAAACTTTAAATTTCAGGGACAAACGGCTTTTTATAAAGGCAAGGTCAGAGATGTCTATTCTATTGATAACAAATGGCTTGTAATGGTTGTTACAGATCGTGTTTCGGCATTTGATGTGGTTTTACCACGTGCTATTCCTTTTAAAGGGGCAGTTTTAAATCAGATAGCTGCTCATTTTATGCGGGCAACAGCCGATTTAGTACCCAATTGGATTGTTGATATCCCTGATGTTCAGGTATCTATAGGTATTCCTTGCAAACCTTTGAAAGTAGAGATGGTTATCAGAGGATATCTTTCAGGTCATGCCTGGCGTGAATACAAACAGGGAAAGAGAATTTTATGTGGTGTTAAATTACCCGATGGATTGAATGAAAGTGATGCCTTGCCTGAGCCAATAATAACTCCTACCACAAAAGCTGCTCATGGTCATGATCAGGACATCAGCAGAGAAGAAATAATTAAACAAGGTATTGTAGATGCTACGGTTTATGAGCAGGCAGAACTCTATACCAGAAAATTGTTTCAAAGAGGCTCGGAGATGGCTGCACAGCGTGGGTTGATTTTAGTAGATACAAAATATGAATTTGGAGTTCATCAGGACAAGGTTTATCTGATTGATGAAATCCATACACCCGATTCGTCACGATATTTTTATGCAGATGGTTATGCAGAAAGACAAAAACTCGGGCAACCTCAAAAACAATTGTCAAAAGAATTTTTGAGGCAATGGCTTATTGAAAATAATTTTCAGGGATTAGCAGGACAGACAGTTCCTGAAATGTCTGACGAAATTGTTCAGATGGTATCGGAGCGTTATATTGAGTTGTATGAAAATATTACAGGGGTGAAATTTATGAAGCCTTCACTGGAACAAATAGAAGATAGGATTTTTAATAACATCAATAAGGCATTGCATAAATTGGATTAGATTAGTTTTCTCTGAAGAAACAAGCGTTACTCTAAAAGTAATTACTAATAGTGAAAACATGGTTTAAAAAAAGTATTACTTTTACTATTGATTAAAAAAATGTATTTATGAAAAAGCAAATTGCATCATTATTATTTATTGCAGCTTTTACTGGAACTGCATCAGCACAAAAAATTAAAATCCTGGATGGCAGCTTGGCCGACCTGAAAGGACAGACTAAGTTGAATGTTGTTTATGACTATAGCAATATGGGTGTAGGCTCTTTTGCAAAAGAAGAAGAATATGTTGCTAAAAAAACCAAAGAGTATAATGCCAAAGAACCCGGACGTGGTGACAGCTGGGCAAAAAGTTGGGTGGCAGATCGTAAAAACAGATTTGAACCAAGTTTTGTGGAGTTGTTCAATAAAAAGTCACCAATGCTAATTGGCGATTTTACCGATGCCAAATATACCATGAAAGTAAGCACCACATTTACCGAGCCTGGTTTTAACGTTTATGTGACCAGAAAAAATGCATCTATCAATTTGGAGATTACGATTTATGAAACGGCCAATCCTGAAAAACCAATTTGTAAAATGCAGGGATTAAGATTTCCTGGTCGCACTTTTGGTGGCTATGATTATGATACAGGAACACGTGTTTCAGAAGCTTATGCCAAAGCCGGAAAGGATTTAGCTGCTTTTATGGGTAAAAACATGAAAAAATAAAAAGAGAAATTAGTCTTTTTAAGAGCGAGGCTGGTCAACATGACCAGCCTCGCTCTTTTTTTATTTAATTTATAATTACATTAAAGAAACTATTTCACTTCCTTCTCAATATAAACCGAAGTGCTTGGAAATGCAAAATCACTTTTATTATCAGCTACTATTTTCATTACCGCAAAATTGACTTCCTGCCTTGTGTTTTCAAAGTCGCTAAGCTCTTGTGTTTTTACAAAATAAATGACTTCAATCTCTAAAGCACTTGCCGCTAGGTTGGTAAAGTAAACATTTGGATTCTCATTAACTAAAGGATGTTCATTGAGCATATTCAATATTTGCTGAATGATATTCTGAATCTGATCAGCTGTTGTAGAATATACTAAGCCAATAACAAATCTATGCCGGTAAAATGTTCTTTCGGTTTGGTTTTCTAATTCTGCATCCATCATTTTTTTATTCGGAACAATTACTAAAGTTTTTTCGATGGTGCGAACTTTAGTTGAACGGAAACCGACTTCTTCAATATGGCCACGAAGACTGTCAGTCTTTACCAAATCACCTACCACAAAAGGTTTGTCCATAAAAATCAAGAATGACCCTAATAGATTTTCTAAGGTATCTTTTGATGCTAAAGCTATAGCTAATCCTCCAATACCTAAACCGGCAATAATACTTGCAACATTGAGCTTAAAAACAGCTCCCAAAATAAAAAGGATACTGATGATTACCGTTATTGCTTTAATTGAGGATGCAAAAAAAGGAACAAATAAATCATCCATTTTGGATGTGGTTTTATTCGCCCTTTCACGCATCACCAAACCAATATAGTCAATGATACGAATGATAGTCCAGGTAATAAAAAAAACAGTTACAACCTGAAAAAGTAATTTTATTGTCATTCTCAGACCAAACTCACTCTCTGAGGCAAGTTTCCATTCATCAGGAAAATGCACATAGCGACAGGCAATGTAAATGAATATCAGAAACAGCGTAGCAGAAAAAGGTTTTTGTGTCAGCTCTACAAATTTTTTTACACCAATAGTTTTAAAATATTTTTTCAAAACATTGAAAAGTAAAAAAGTCAGAATTCTGGAAATGAGATTCTTGAAAATAAGCCCTGCCAGAATAAGTCCTGCAAACCACAGATAATCCTCAACGGTGTTTCCTAATATCCTTTGTTGCAGAACATCTATCACCATTATAATAGTTTTTTAAGAGCTATTTCAAATGCAGCAGAAGCAATACCTTTTTTATCTTTATGTGTTGCAATTACGTCCTGTAATGCATTTTTAATGGTGTTTGCAGCATCATCAAAAATCAAACGGTCATCAATAACGGCATTCGCATTATGCAAATAAGCAAACACTCTTGCCATTCCACAATTAGCAATAAAATCCGGAATTACACTAATGTGCTTGTCGCAGTACATTCCAATGGGACCGAAGAAAATCTCTTTATCGGCAAAAGGTACGTTGGCACCACATGAAATGACTTCAAGTTTTTTGCTGATGAGCGATTGCATTTGTTCTTGCGTTACCAATCGCGAAGCGGCACCCGGAATAAAAATTTCTGCATCAAGATTCCATACTTTCTCAGCCATTTGTTGTGGCGATAGCATATTTTCTGCATGTAGTTTGTTCCCCTGACGATTGTTGAATAAAGTCTTTATCTCTTCAAAAGAATATCCTTTTTCGTTAATTAACCCGCCATCTCTGTCAATGATTCCTACAATTTTTACACCCATTTGTGCAAGATAAAATCCGGCAGCAGCAGCCACATTGCCCCATCCCT encodes:
- a CDS encoding adenylate kinase — protein: MLNIVLFGPPGAGKGTQAEKLIQQYGLIHLSTGDLLRNEIAAQTKLGLEAKKLMDQGILVPDEVVIGMIESKLDANPIAKGFIFDGFPRTSAQASALDNLLEQKDTSISMMLALEVTETELSKRLLLRGKDSGRPDDQNPEIIKKRINEYNNKTAPVADYYRKQNKYYGINGIGSIDEIFNLLCKAIDK
- a CDS encoding 5-(carboxyamino)imidazole ribonucleotide synthase — protein: MNTFNPNIVIGVLGGGQLGRMLLQKAADYNLSIHVLDPDESAPCRYMCKTFEHGDFGDYQAVMAFGNDCDIITIEIEHVNIEALYELEKLGKKVYPQPQILEMVQDKGLQKEFYQKNNLPTAPFYLVEKPEQIKHEFPFVQKLRKGGYDGKGVLVVNDAADMSRIFEAPSVIEDKVAIAAEIAVITARNNSGEIKSYPVVEMQFNTEANLVELLFSPAKTSASLQQKAISIAENLISKLNMVGLLAVEMFVTKEGQVLINEIAPRPHNSGHHTIEANHTSQFEQLLRAILNLPLGNTATVLPAAMVNLLGDKDSNGKAIYSGVQEVLNIGDVHIHLYGKKITKPYRKMGHVTVTAATVDEAILKAQKVRSQLKVIS
- a CDS encoding phosphoribosylaminoimidazolesuccinocarboxamide synthase; translation: MQALSSTNFKFQGQTAFYKGKVRDVYSIDNKWLVMVVTDRVSAFDVVLPRAIPFKGAVLNQIAAHFMRATADLVPNWIVDIPDVQVSIGIPCKPLKVEMVIRGYLSGHAWREYKQGKRILCGVKLPDGLNESDALPEPIITPTTKAAHGHDQDISREEIIKQGIVDATVYEQAELYTRKLFQRGSEMAAQRGLILVDTKYEFGVHQDKVYLIDEIHTPDSSRYFYADGYAERQKLGQPQKQLSKEFLRQWLIENNFQGLAGQTVPEMSDEIVQMVSERYIELYENITGVKFMKPSLEQIEDRIFNNINKALHKLD
- the hpt gene encoding hypoxanthine phosphoribosyltransferase: MSEVTILDKTFTIMIPRKQIETRILEIARDLNAEYKDKNPVFIGVLNGAFLFMADLFRNIETPCEISFIRVSSYSGTESTGQMKNVVGLSGNINNRHVIIVEDIVDTGETVSYLMQEISKHQPASVKLATLLFKPQALKKQVAVDYAGFEIPPAFVVGYGLDYDGYGRNLQDIYVLKE
- the fsa gene encoding fructose-6-phosphate aldolase, which produces MKFFIDTANLAQIKEANDLGVLDGVTTNPSLMAKEGIKGKAAVMKHYVDICNIVKGDISAEVIATNYDGIVAEGEELAKLHEQIVVKVPMIKDGIKAIHYFTSKGIKTNCTLVFSAGQALLAAKAGATYVSPFIGRLDDVSTDGLQLISEIRQIYDNYGFHTQILAASIRHAMHIINCAKLGADVATCPLTAITDLLKHPLTDIGLEKFLADAKKFV
- a CDS encoding RNA polymerase sigma factor; this translates as MQLFEEKTHLHYTKWMSGQEKISGKQKAFTDAYQLLHDKLVRFVQSMVYNREDVKDIVAETMLVAYEKFETIRHKDALLSYLFTVSSRLVYKLQDKKKQIYTAFDPEQAEQVSDDHTGADSKVQLNELYNALDQLPLKQKEAIVLFEISGLSLSEIQQIQGDSLSAVKSRIARARESLKKILEEEIV
- a CDS encoding mechanosensitive ion channel family protein codes for the protein MVIDVLQQRILGNTVEDYLWFAGLILAGLIFKNLISRILTFLLFNVLKKYFKTIGVKKFVELTQKPFSATLFLIFIYIACRYVHFPDEWKLASESEFGLRMTIKLLFQVVTVFFITWTIIRIIDYIGLVMRERANKTTSKMDDLFVPFFASSIKAITVIISILFILGAVFKLNVASIIAGLGIGGLAIALASKDTLENLLGSFLIFMDKPFVVGDLVKTDSLRGHIEEVGFRSTKVRTIEKTLVIVPNKKMMDAELENQTERTFYRHRFVIGLVYSTTADQIQNIIQQILNMLNEHPLVNENPNVYFTNLAASALEIEVIYFVKTQELSDFENTRQEVNFAVMKIVADNKSDFAFPSTSVYIEKEVK